Genomic window (Daucus carota subsp. sativus chromosome 5, DH1 v3.0, whole genome shotgun sequence):
TGCAAACTTATGGTAGGTTCTGGATGGCAGGAAAGTAGAGAGAGCGAAACAGATGGTGACGACATGGTGTAAGAACTGTTTTCCATAATAGAGTTACGGCCTATGCTGCTGCATGTATTGATGTAAATATGACTATGAGGGGATACCGGATGAGAGTTATGTATGAATCTAACGAATCTATCTTCAAAGTTACGTTCTTTATATTTGCATGATATTATACATGTGTAGTACTTGTAAAGCCTGTCCACAGGTTTTCTGTATTATCTTACATGCATGTCTAGAAGCTCATTCACGTCTCACTGCTGTCAAGCTGTGTTTGTATCGCAACTTCTCCAGCCGGAAAATGATCTAAAAGCATCAGTATGTTGTATTCTGGAGTTACAGGGATAATTGGAGAGGCATGAAAGATTAAACAATCTCCCAGAGGGTTCCAATTTTGCATAGCAGACCAGGTGGCCCGTTACCTGGAAAATCTTCCCCGGGCTCACGTCGAGAATAGATACTCTAACTCTGTTTAAGTTTAATATAATCCTTTTAAGTCTAATATAATCGTAAATTTTTTGGATCACATAACAAAGTGAATGAATTTAGaagaaatatgataaaatttgaaCTATGTTACGACCTGTGACCGGATACCTCACATTTTGCAAGGTAGAAGAGGATAAATTTCTGAATATTACTCACCTATATTTCCTAATATTTTGGTGGCTGAGttattaagttaataaaatccttttgttggtaaaaaaaattaaaatatttacaacaaaacaatataaatttaaaatcaaaactaaTTGAATGCAATCACAGACGCACCAAATAATTCATTCGTGTTCCTATATAGGATAGTTTCAAATGTTTAAATTATCTCCGACCTTAAaagtatttaattaaaaagtgaattatcatatcaaaataaaaaatatagacaaTCTCTTGAAAAAATCTCTTTTTAatctttatttaattaataatcttTAAATAATATCTTAACCAGTAAAAgcatatatttcatataaaataatataaataataactaaCTAATATGAACTAATATAAATAACTCAGGAcagtttaaataatttattattttattttattattaataaaataatttattattttattttattattaataaaatatattatttaatatgataACAGATGAGAAAGAATATTCAAAtaagttaaaataaaaaaataattcatcaaaatagactctttataatataaatattttgtataaCTTTTTATTCTGGAATTGTGGCAGATCTTCCAAGATTACGACGAGCCTGTCTGATTTCATCACTGCACCTTCATTATCTAACAATTAAAAGTAGAAAACCACATTTGGTTTGTGCTTTGCACAGAATTAACAGAAGTAGGTaaccaataaataaaataatacttcTACTCTTCGTGCAGTACATGTCTAGCTTGCTCAGCTGTTGAAAATACGCTACCCTAAACTTCTTGTAcagtattttaataatacttcgGCGCCGAATttatcttttctttctttccccACTCATATTTTCACTTTATTTCCCCACCCTTTTTCGCCAAATGATTTCTTACAGCACCGATGAAAGAGATGGTTAATGTCTTATAACCTTGCTGCCTCTGCTGTATATATGTAGTTGTAGTATatccatttatatatatataatattatatattagctATTAATTAGTGCTTTATTTCATGTTTCTTGAAGCTTTGTGAtcaaagttttaatttttatgagcTTGAAGTTTAAATTAAGGGATTAGCAGGGCAGTTTAATTCAGGTTTCTTGAAGATTTTTGATTGAAGTTTTGATCTTTATGAGTTTGAAGTTTCTGTAAGGGGTTTTGGATTTGTGCTTAGGTTAGTTGTTTCTTCTTTCATATTTGTTGAAGTTTTGTGATCAAAGTTTTGATCTTTTTGAATTTGGAGTTTTGGGGGTTTTAGATTATTTGTTTAGGGTAGTTTGTTCAATCTTGAAGTTTTGTCAGTAAAGTTTCAATCTTTTTGAGTTCAAAGGTTGTTTGGAGTAAGGATTTTGGATTTTGGTATTTGCGATTACATTAGGAGGTTTGGAGATTGTTGGTGGATGGTAGAAGCTGATATAAGTTGATATAAGTGGATATGTTATCTGGAATAGGTAGAAGACCGATGTTTAGTGGCAAAGAAGGATCATTTGGTGATGGATTGGAGACGGAGTTAGGTTTTTTGCTCCATGAACCGAGGCGGCAGGAGTATGATGATCTTGAGAAGGAGCTTAATATGTATAGAAGTGGGTCAGCTCCACCTACTGTTGAGGGTTCATTGAGTGCAGTTGATAGGTTGTTTAATCATGGAGGTGGTGGAACACCCTTTCCAGAACTCGGGGTTAATAAAAGTGGAAATCAGTTTTCCTCTGAGGAAGAGCTTAGGTCTGATCCTGCTTATCTGTCTTACTATTACTCGAATGTTAATTTAAATCCTAGGTTGCCACCTCCTTTGCGTTCTAAAGAGGATTGGCGATATACTCAGAGGTTACAAGGAGGAAGTTCAACCGTGGGAGGGATTGGAGATAGGAGGAAAGTAAATAGAAATGATACTGATGTTGCTGGTGGTGGAGTGTCGCTGTTTTCAAATCCACCAGGGTTTAACAATAAGAAACAAGAAAGCGAAGTCGAATTGGAATGGGGTGGTGAGGGGCTGATTGGTTTGCCCGGTTTGGGTTTGGGCAGCAAAAAGAAGAGCCTTGCTGAGATCTTTCAGGTGATTTTCGAGGTTATGTGTCCTAGCTGGCTTTTTGCAAGTGAATTTTGTGCATATTGTTCATTGTTTTAGACTTTTTGAATATCAATGGAGTTTTTAGCACCAAGGATCTGCACTCCTTATAATATTGAAAGCACTCAGTTGTTTGCAATAGATAATATCGATACACAAGTTGAGGCAATATATGGAAAACTAAGCTATTGTGTTTGTAatcatcattttaaatttattattgtttttttcttttgtaaataaattgAGCTGTCCATAAAAGCTGCAGTGGAAAAACGCTACCTATCTTTTTATGGCAAGCTAATATGTAGCATCTATGCAGGATGATGTAGGTCGTGTAACTCCTGGTTCTGGGCACCCTTCTCGTACGCCTAGTCGTAATACTTTTAGCGAAAATTTTGACACCTTGGGGTCGGCTGAAGCCGAGCTGGCTCAGCTGCATCAGGGCTTATCTTCTGAAGATAATTTCGAATCAGCTTTGAAGTTTCAGAGTTCATCTGGCGTGAAAAATGTCAATGCACAGCCCCCATCTACATCATACTCTTATGTCGCTGCACTTGGTACTTCATTGTCAAGAAGCACAACTCCGGATCCTCAACACACTGCAAGGGCTCCTAGTCCTTGCCCTACTCCCATCGGTGCTGGGAGAGGTACTGCGGAAAAGAGAAACACAAGTTCTAACTCATTTCATGGTGTCTCTTCTCACATAAGTGAGCCTTTAGACGTGGTAGCATCTATGTCTGACATGAATTTGTCGAATGGTGTACATAATgctgataattatttgaagacTCAGGCTGAAGAACCCACTGATGACCAAAAAAAGTATGTTTTCGACATGCCAGGTGATCAGAGTAATATGAAGCATCACTCTTACATGAATAAATCTGAGGCAACACATATACACGGGTCTTCTCCTAGCCCAACAGAACTTTCCTGCTCCAAGAGCGGTGGCAATGGTCACGGAGTTGGGAACCCGTCTCTCCAAGCTGACCTGCATAGTAATTTTTACCCAGAAGGATCTCCAGGTTCTGTCCCTTATAATGGAGGTGGTTTAATGCCTCACTATCAGCATATTAATGGGGCAAATTTGTCATATCCAAACTATGGTATAAATGAGTACTCTATGAATTCACCGGTGCAATCTGTGATGTCAGGCCATACTGGCAATGTTAACATGCcacccctttttgaaaatgctGCTGCAGCAGCCATGGCTGTTCCAGTCATGGATTCGAGGATAATGGGGGGTAATATTACTTCGGGAACAAATTCCAGTTATGATGCATTAGAATTACAAAATCTTGGCAGAATCAGGAACCAGATGGCCAGTAGTGCTCTTCAGGCACCGTATGTGGATCCATTGTATCTTCAGTACTTAAGGACAGCTGAGTATGGTGCAGCACAAGCTGCATTTCTTAATGATCCCACCATGGACATAAACTACATGAGTAATTCATACGTGGATTTGATTCAAAAAGCTTATCTTGAGTCTTTGGTATCACCTCAAAAATCACAATATGGTGTTCCTCTAGGGGGTAAAACTGGTGCATCTAACCATCAAGGTTTCTATGGTAATCCTGCATTTGGAGTCTCATATCCTGGAAGTCCCTTGTCAAGTCCTGTTATTCCAAACTCCCCTGTTGGACCTGGTAGTCCAATGAGGCATGGTGACATCAATATGCGATTTACTTCTGGGATGCGAAATCTATCTGGGGGTATTATGGGGCCTTGGCACTTAAACTCTGGTAACTTGGAGAATAGCTTTGCTTTATCGTTACTGGAAGAGTTCAAAAGTAATAAAGCTCGATCTTTTGAACTTTCAGAAATATCAGGTCATGTTGTTGAGTTCAGGTACATATTTTAAACTACTAGACTCAGTATAGATCTTGTTTGTGATGAGATATCTGTTGTTGACTTGCAACATTATCTGATTTATCAGTGCGGATCAGTATGGCAGCCGGTTTATTCAACAGAAACTCGAAACTGCAACAACAGATGAGAAAACCATGGTTTATAAAGAGCTTTTTCCCCAAGCCCTCACATTGATGACTGATGTTTTTGGCAACTACGTGATCCAGAAGGTATATACATATACTTTGCCTTAATTTCTCTGACTCTTAACTAGGGCAGttatttttgttcatttttcacaaaatttagtTTAATTCACAATTCTATTTACTCGTTTCAGTTCTTTGAGCATGGTATGGCATCACAAAGAAGAGAATTGGCAAACAAGCTGATTGGACAAGTTCTGACACTAAGCTTACAAATGTATGGTTGTCGAGTAATTCAGAAGGTAAAGCTTTTAACTACTTTCCACATGAAGTATTTCTTATTATTTGCAGAAGGTTTTCATTTTGATTATCTGCAGCATGCTATCGAGGTTATTGGTACATATCTGATGTTTGACCATCATGCTGTACTTTCACTTCAGAGAATGCATTCTAAATTTACAACTCATTCTTTTGTTACTGGAACTATATATTGTGCTCAACTATCCACATATGCACAAACATATGGAGCGGAAACTAATATTGGCCTGCTAAATGTACTCCCTAAGCTCCATAGAGCCCACACACATGTATGTATATGGTTTCATAAGAGTGGAATTGCTTTAGACATCACCACAGCTATTTATATCTACAACTATATAAGTGGAATTATTGCGAGCGAATATGGAAAGAAATAAGATATTTTGTTTCTTCCTACACTAGACATTTTATTCAGTATGTTCTTTTTCATTGttaattaatgtatataaatacgTTTCTCCTAATTGTAATGTCAATTCAGAGTCAGCTACTCATTTTCAAGCTTTCATTAATAATGTATTATGTTTGCACTGACAATTCAGGCAATTGAAGTAGTAGATCTGGACCAGAAAATTGAAATGGTTATGGAGCTTGATGGTCATGTTATGCGCTGTGTGCGTGATCAGAATGGGAACCATGTCATCCAGAAATGTATTGAATGTGTTCCTGAAGTCCATATTCAATTCATTATATCATCATTCTTTGACCAAGTTGTCACCCTCTCCACACATCCATATGGGTGTCGTGTGATACAGGTTGCAACTCCTTTTTAACATTCTATCTCTTCCTCGTCTGAACTTTGCAATTGGATGGATTGGAAatgttatatgttataattaccGTCGTGCAGAGGGTACTGGAGCACTGTGAAGAGACCAAAACACAAAGTAAGGTGATGGAGGAGATCCTGGGATGTGTTAGCATGTTGGCACAAGATCAGTACGGGAATTATGTTATTCAGGTCCGTTGTCGATTTTCTGTTTATCTTGCCTGGATACGTGCTGCttcttttttgttattataattagtttaaCATTAATTTTCTTTCACAATAAATGCTGCTGTGGCTCTTATATATAGTTCTTGCTTCATTTTTCCAAATATATTTCACAGCATGTATTGGAGCATGGTAAGCCGCATGAACGTTCAACTATAATCCAGGAATTAGCTGGGAAGATAGTTCAAATGAGCCAGCAAAAGTTTGCTTCAAATGTTGTTGAGAAATGTTTAACTTTCGGTAATTCTAGTGAACGTGAACTTCTAGTTCGGGAGATACTTGGAACAACTGACGAAAATGAGCCTCTCCAGGTAGGTGTGCCAAGTTGCAAAAACTTCTATTGACTCCTGAAATTAAAATTGAACTTCATATCTTAGTACAGAGGCAGAAATAAAATTGGAGTATGATTTAATCAAGAACACATAAATGAGCTTTCTTTCGCCAATAGTTCATGTATGATGTATTCATACTTGGAGATCACTGCAGAGGTTTGTGTCTATGGTAGATTGACATTTATAGTACTATTACTGAAATACttgttatgaaataaaataaaaatatattaccaacttcatatttttaatattgtatgcCTTTTCACAATGAAACCTATTATATTGCCATATTATAGGTTAGGCTACATTATATCAAAAGCTAAAACAGATGTTAAGCTTTCCTGAAGCTTTAACTAAATGATTAGTGTTGATGAAACCAGTCTTTTAGTCATTTCCTTTGGCTTGAATTTTCGAGAAAACTTTAAGCAAAGATAATGATGTAGAGCTACTTCTTAGTTCTTACAATTTAGGCAAGTGCATTCAGAGTTATTTACacattatactccctctgtttcagtTTAATGCTTTCTAGGTTACAGACCAATGTCTAATTCACTTGCAAAAATACTAATGTATATAAGTTTGGGAGTATAATATTACCCCTGTTAAACTCTATAATGCCACAATAAAGAAAGAACTTATTGAACTATTATTAGGGATATAGTtggaattaaatattctatgcATTCTAGGATGACGAGAAAGGTAAATATCCTTAAACAAAATCAACTCCAAAAAAATGCTATTCAAACAGAGCGAGTTGTATTGTGCGCTGTATAATGATTATTGAATCAATTATCTTGAATATATCCTGTTTATatgacacattatttttaattcttttgttACCCAGGCAATGATGAAAGATCAATTTGCAAATTATGTTGTGCAAAAGGTGCTGGAGAAGTGCAGCGATGAGGAACGTGAACTGATTCTAACCCGAGTTAAAATTCATTTAGATGCACTGAAGAAATACACTTACGGGAAGCATATTGTAGCTCGCGTAGAGAAGCTTGTTGCTGCTGGAGGTACATATTTTCTCCTCATGGTTATAGTTTTTTCCCCTCAAGCCTTCCTTCTGTTAAGTTGCCATAGAAATTTGTGTTGTGTTTGATTGGGATGAATGCAGcgggaaggaatggaatgaaatttgaactatattaCTACCCTATCATTCAAAAATTTCATTCCTTGCACCCAGAACTAGAGGTCACACCCCCAATTTGAGAAGGAATTCTCAATTTTTTCCTATATCTAACTTCttttcaaatctcatcataataaTTTAGCATTCACTCATTTTTTTCCAGATTTTCCATACTTCCTCTaatgttttcttttatttttactcatttcattccattctcgccaaccaaacacaacattacttCGTAACTGATATTgtttaatgaccttttagcaaGCAACTCGATGCTTTCTTGGTAATACCAACTCGAACCACTGATGGTTTAATTCGTTTGCAGAAAGGAGGGGTGCTCAATCCCAGCAGCACGTGGCAGTAGGGGGCACAGAGAAGGAAGTTGTACAGCTAACCCGAGGCCAGTATGAGTGACCTCATTTCCTTCCTTATCCTGTATCTATTGTTGTATTGCTAATAAAGGTGTATAAGTAGAACTCGAAACCtgtaaatgatgtaattttgaaGGTGACTTGTATACTTAAAGAATACCGTAATTTGTAAAGTGGCTTGATGTAGAACAGGTCTAATGTCCATGCAGGGGTAGTGACTTGCTGACTTGCGACTTGCAAGAGTTTCCAAGGTTGTACAAATGAGTTTGATGTAGTGTCCTTGACTCAAAGCGACTGTACAAAATGTTCCCGTGTCTCAGGGTTCATGTAAATCATAATCTCTAAATGGACAGTGCAAATCTAATTAGGTCCGGCTAAAAAAACAGGTtaaaaattgtttgataaatttaaaatcaactttttttAAGCAGCAGTTTTTGGTTCAAAAATTGCGTTTGTCGTAAAAGTTTACTTTCCGGCTTTTATGAAAAGTAATTTTAGATTTCACAATTAAATCTCTTCAATAATATTAcagtaattttttataaatacgtaaatattaaaaaaaataaattataaaataataattttgatttccacaaaaacatttattttgcCACTTTTTCTTGATATCACGACttttaaaagcactctatgagAGCCCCTGGAAGACCATTTCCGAGGCcttgttatattattatttat
Coding sequences:
- the LOC108222881 gene encoding pumilio homolog 2, with the translated sequence MLSGIGRRPMFSGKEGSFGDGLETELGFLLHEPRRQEYDDLEKELNMYRSGSAPPTVEGSLSAVDRLFNHGGGGTPFPELGVNKSGNQFSSEEELRSDPAYLSYYYSNVNLNPRLPPPLRSKEDWRYTQRLQGGSSTVGGIGDRRKVNRNDTDVAGGGVSLFSNPPGFNNKKQESEVELEWGGEGLIGLPGLGLGSKKKSLAEIFQDDVGRVTPGSGHPSRTPSRNTFSENFDTLGSAEAELAQLHQGLSSEDNFESALKFQSSSGVKNVNAQPPSTSYSYVAALGTSLSRSTTPDPQHTARAPSPCPTPIGAGRGTAEKRNTSSNSFHGVSSHISEPLDVVASMSDMNLSNGVHNADNYLKTQAEEPTDDQKKYVFDMPGDQSNMKHHSYMNKSEATHIHGSSPSPTELSCSKSGGNGHGVGNPSLQADLHSNFYPEGSPGSVPYNGGGLMPHYQHINGANLSYPNYGINEYSMNSPVQSVMSGHTGNVNMPPLFENAAAAAMAVPVMDSRIMGGNITSGTNSSYDALELQNLGRIRNQMASSALQAPYVDPLYLQYLRTAEYGAAQAAFLNDPTMDINYMSNSYVDLIQKAYLESLVSPQKSQYGVPLGGKTGASNHQGFYGNPAFGVSYPGSPLSSPVIPNSPVGPGSPMRHGDINMRFTSGMRNLSGGIMGPWHLNSGNLENSFALSLLEEFKSNKARSFELSEISGHVVEFSADQYGSRFIQQKLETATTDEKTMVYKELFPQALTLMTDVFGNYVIQKFFEHGMASQRRELANKLIGQVLTLSLQMYGCRVIQKAIEVVDLDQKIEMVMELDGHVMRCVRDQNGNHVIQKCIECVPEVHIQFIISSFFDQVVTLSTHPYGCRVIQRVLEHCEETKTQSKVMEEILGCVSMLAQDQYGNYVIQHVLEHGKPHERSTIIQELAGKIVQMSQQKFASNVVEKCLTFGNSSERELLVREILGTTDENEPLQAMMKDQFANYVVQKVLEKCSDEERELILTRVKIHLDALKKYTYGKHIVARVEKLVAAGERRGAQSQQHVAVGGTEKEVVQLTRGQYE